The Kitasatospora setae KM-6054 genome contains a region encoding:
- the mctP gene encoding monocarboxylate uptake permease MctP, producing MTVFLLFFVLVTVMGFLASRWRRPDDAQHLHEWGLGGRSFGTWVTWFLLGGDLYTAYTFVAVPAAVYATGAMGFFAVPYTIIAYPLVFLFLPRLWSVSRVHGYVTPADFVRGRYGSRGLSVAVALTGILATMPYIALQLVGIQAVLDVLGVGGSGNWFLQDLPLFVAFGVLAAYTYSSGLRAPALIAFVKDALVYVVILVAVVYIPMRLGGYGSVFDSAARKFSAPGSAGKLILGPDKQWAYATLAFGSALALFMYPHSVTGVLASKSRNTVRRNMAILPAYSLMLGLLALLGFLAIAAGVGKGVPNFNSQLAVPQLFADMFPSWFTGVAFAAIGIGALVPAAIMSIAAANLFTRNVYKEFLKPGATPAEETRVAKLASLLVKVGALAFVLVLDKQAAINFQLLGGLWILQTAVALVAGLFTRWFHRWALLAGWAVGMVYGTWQAWGVSTPKVKHFAGNSTEIPGIGQTGYIGLTAFVLNAVVAVVLTLVLRALKAPEGADETARADYSAEAGDEALEHAPQPAAAH from the coding sequence ATGACGGTCTTCCTGCTGTTCTTCGTCCTGGTGACGGTGATGGGCTTCCTGGCCTCGCGCTGGCGGCGGCCGGACGACGCCCAGCACCTGCACGAGTGGGGCCTGGGCGGCCGGAGCTTCGGGACCTGGGTGACCTGGTTCCTGCTCGGCGGCGACCTGTACACGGCGTACACCTTCGTCGCGGTGCCGGCGGCGGTCTACGCGACCGGCGCGATGGGCTTCTTCGCGGTGCCGTACACGATCATCGCGTACCCGCTGGTGTTCCTGTTCCTGCCCCGGCTGTGGTCGGTCTCCCGGGTGCACGGGTACGTGACGCCGGCCGACTTCGTGCGCGGCCGGTACGGGTCGCGGGGGCTGTCGGTGGCGGTGGCGCTGACCGGCATCCTGGCGACGATGCCGTACATCGCGCTGCAGCTGGTCGGCATCCAGGCGGTGCTGGACGTGCTGGGCGTGGGCGGCAGCGGGAACTGGTTCCTGCAGGACCTGCCGCTGTTCGTGGCGTTCGGCGTGCTGGCCGCGTACACGTACTCGTCGGGGCTGCGGGCGCCGGCGCTGATCGCGTTCGTGAAGGACGCGCTGGTGTACGTGGTGATCCTGGTCGCGGTGGTGTACATCCCGATGCGGCTGGGCGGCTACGGGAGCGTGTTCGACTCCGCGGCGCGGAAGTTCTCGGCGCCGGGCTCGGCGGGCAAGCTGATCCTCGGCCCGGACAAGCAGTGGGCGTACGCGACGCTGGCGTTCGGGTCGGCGCTGGCGCTGTTCATGTACCCGCACTCGGTGACCGGCGTGCTGGCGTCGAAGTCGCGCAACACGGTGCGCCGGAACATGGCGATCCTGCCCGCGTACTCGCTGATGCTGGGGCTGCTGGCGCTGCTCGGCTTCCTGGCGATCGCGGCCGGGGTGGGCAAGGGCGTGCCGAACTTCAACAGCCAGCTGGCGGTGCCGCAGCTGTTCGCGGACATGTTCCCGTCCTGGTTCACCGGGGTGGCGTTCGCGGCGATCGGGATCGGGGCGCTGGTGCCGGCCGCGATCATGTCGATCGCGGCGGCGAACCTGTTCACCCGCAACGTCTACAAGGAGTTCCTGAAGCCGGGCGCGACGCCGGCCGAGGAGACCCGGGTGGCGAAGCTCGCCTCGCTGCTGGTGAAGGTCGGCGCGCTGGCGTTCGTGCTGGTGCTGGACAAGCAGGCGGCGATCAACTTCCAGCTGCTGGGCGGCCTGTGGATCCTGCAGACCGCGGTGGCGCTGGTCGCGGGCCTGTTCACCCGCTGGTTCCACCGCTGGGCGCTGCTGGCGGGCTGGGCGGTCGGCATGGTGTACGGGACGTGGCAGGCGTGGGGGGTGTCCACCCCGAAGGTCAAGCACTTCGCCGGCAACAGCACGGAGATCCCGGGGATCGGCCAGACCGGCTACATCGGCCTGACCGCGTTCGTGCTGAACGCGGTGGTGGCGGTGGTCCTGACACTGGTGCTGCGGGCCCTGAAGGCCCCGGAGGGCGCCGACGAGACGGCGCGGGCCGACTACTCCGCCGAGGCCGGCGACGAGGCGCTGGAGCACGCTCCGCAGCCCGCGGCGGCGCACTGA
- a CDS encoding DUF3311 domain-containing protein: MVSAARVLAGLCLLVPIVVMLWVPSYRKAAPDLGGMPFFYWYQLLWVPLSAVFSGAAYLLLRRDEAARRAASAVSGAVSGPLDGGRA, translated from the coding sequence GTGGTGTCCGCCGCCCGGGTGCTGGCGGGCCTGTGCCTGCTGGTGCCGATCGTGGTGATGCTGTGGGTGCCGTCCTACCGCAAGGCCGCGCCGGATCTCGGCGGGATGCCGTTCTTCTACTGGTACCAGCTGCTGTGGGTGCCGCTGTCGGCGGTGTTCTCCGGCGCGGCGTACCTGTTGCTCAGGCGTGACGAGGCGGCCCGCCGGGCCGCCTCCGCCGTCTCCGGGGCCGTCTCCGGGCCGCTGGACGGGGGCCGGGCGTGA
- a CDS encoding histidine phosphatase family protein, which translates to MTDLSTLRNGHRPEAERPEPPLRLPSVLIATRHGESTANVEFRQADASGALAVPITCRDADIPLSLHGQDQARDLGRWWAERPPADRPRSVWCSPYVRTAETARIALAQASGLGAVPVGLAVRYDERLRDRELGVLEMLTKAAIERDHPAEAARRRRMGELYYRPPGGESWLDVALRVRGLLRDLGEEEAGRPVLVVAHDCTVLMLRHVLDRLTEDELLALDPVANCSASVWRADGGRLRPSSWNQTGHLTS; encoded by the coding sequence ATGACCGACCTGAGCACGCTGCGCAACGGGCACCGGCCGGAGGCGGAGCGGCCGGAGCCGCCGCTCCGCCTGCCCTCGGTGCTGATCGCCACCCGGCACGGCGAGTCGACCGCCAACGTGGAGTTCCGGCAGGCGGACGCCAGCGGGGCGCTCGCCGTCCCGATCACCTGCCGGGACGCCGACATCCCGCTCTCCCTGCACGGCCAGGACCAGGCCCGCGACCTGGGCCGCTGGTGGGCCGAACGGCCGCCCGCCGACCGGCCGCGCTCGGTCTGGTGCTCGCCGTACGTGCGCACCGCCGAGACCGCCCGGATCGCGCTCGCCCAGGCGTCCGGCCTCGGCGCCGTCCCGGTCGGCCTGGCGGTGCGCTACGACGAGCGGCTGCGCGACCGCGAGCTGGGCGTGCTGGAGATGCTCACCAAGGCCGCGATCGAGCGCGACCACCCCGCCGAGGCGGCCCGCCGGCGGCGGATGGGCGAGCTGTACTACCGGCCGCCGGGCGGCGAGTCCTGGCTGGACGTGGCGCTGCGGGTCCGCGGCCTGCTGCGCGACCTGGGCGAGGAGGAGGCGGGCCGGCCGGTGCTGGTGGTCGCGCACGACTGCACGGTGCTGATGCTGCGGCACGTGCTGGACCGGCTCACCGAGGACGAGCTGCTGGCGCTGGACCCGGTGGCGAACTGCTCGGCCAGCGTCTGGCGGGCCGACGGGGGGCGGCTGCGCCCGTCCAGCTGGAACCAGACCGGCCACCTGACGTCCTGA